Proteins encoded together in one Coffea arabica cultivar ET-39 chromosome 2c, Coffea Arabica ET-39 HiFi, whole genome shotgun sequence window:
- the LOC113727116 gene encoding phenylacetaldehyde reductase, whose product MSGAGKVVGVTGASGYVASWLVKLLLERGYTVKASVRDLNDPDNTEHLISLDGAKERLHLFVADLMKDGSFDEVVDGCEGVFHTASPFKPVVSDPEAELLDPAVKGTLNVLQSCARVSSVKRVVVTSSIASVAYNREAKDGVVVDESWFSEPSYCEERKLWYVLSKTLAETAAWKFSKEHGIDMITIHPSWIIGPHLQPSINTSVQLILNLLNGDESFPYANFRWVDVRDVAHAHILAYENPSASGRYCLVERAAHISQVIKILQELYPTHQFPDKLSHDSILINPDYSVSNEKAKALGVQFIPLEESLKDTIEGFKKKNLVSI is encoded by the exons ATGAGCGGAGCAGGGAAGGTGGTAGGTGTGACGGGAGCTTCAGGGTACGTAGCTTCATGGCTGGTGAAGCTGCTGCTTGAGCGGGGTTACACTGTTAAAGCTTCCGTTCGTGACCTCA ATGATCCAGACAACACAGAacatttgatttcacttgatgGAGCCAAGGAAAGGCTTCACTTGTTTGTTGCTGACTTGATGAAAGATGGATCATTTGATGAAGTGGTTGATGGATGTGAAGGTGTTTTTCATACTGCATCTCCATTCAAACCTGTAGTTAGTGATCCAGAG GCAGAATTGTTGGACCCTGCGGTAAAGGGAACTCTGAATGTGCTACAATCATGTGCAAGAGTTTCATCTGTCAAAAGAGTGGTAGTGACATCTTCTATAGCCTCGGTTGCATACAACCGAGAAGCGAAGGATGGTGTTGTAGTTGATGAAAGTTGGTTTTCAGAGCCATCATACTGTGAAGAACGCAAG CTCTGGTATGTACTTTCAAAAACGTTGGCAGAGACTGCTGCATGGAAGTTCTCAAAGGAGCATGGCATTGATATGATTACAATTCATCCATCATGGATCATTGGTCCTCACTTGCAGCCTTCTATCAATACAAGTGTGCAATTGATCCTGAACCTACTAAATG GGGATGAATCATTTCCTTACGCAAATTTTAGATGGGTTGATGTTAGAGATGTTGCCCATGCACATATTCTTGCCTATGAAAACCCTTCTGCAAGTGGAAGATATTGTCTTGTTGAGAGAGCTGCACACATCTCTCAGGTGATCAAGATTTTGCAAGAACTTTATCCTACTCATCAATTTCCAGACAA GCTTTCACATGACAGCATCCTCATTAATCCAGACTACTCAGTCTCCAATGAGAAGGCAAAAGCTTTGGGAGTTCAGTTCATTCCATTGGAGGAGAGCCTAAAGGATACTATTGAAGGCTTCAAGAAGAAGAATTTAGTCAGTATTTAG